The genome window GGCTTTATCGAGCAAGAATCTGGTCCAGACGTTTTCGCTCACTTCAGCGCTATCGTAAGCAACGGTTTCAAAACTCTTGCTGAAGGCCAAAAAGTACAGTTCACTGTTACTACTGGTCAAAAAGGCCCGCAAGCTGAGAACATCGTAGCACTATAATTAGTGATATGATTAGCAGGTCTGCTTTGTAGACGCTGCTTAAAGCATAGAAAGCAAATCTTCGGATTTGCTTTTTTTTTGCCTTTTTAAAAATAATTCCGAGCAAGGGGTGAAAATCGAGTAACCATCTTAAATAATTGCATGCAAAGGGTGCAGTTTTGGCTTTCATTGTCGCTTTTAAACCCAGTAAGCTTGCGTCATGCCAATTCTGTAGTAAAATTAGCCAAAATGTACTCTGCTTGATTTAGATCAGTACTTTTTGGATAGATATTGACCAATTTATCTAACGACCGGACACGCAATTGAAACTACTTTCAGAAACATTGCCCTGCAAAGAACAGTTATTTGAAAGGATGTTATCCAAGTCATTGGTAACAAGGATGCGTTATGTCTGTATGTTTACACTGTTATTGCTAGCTGCATATTACATGCTATACCTGTGTGGTGTTTTGTACGAGCCTACAGGTTTGGTTTTACTCTTAAGTGATGAGGTTTCGTTCTACGCCTTGTGCTTATCCGCGTTTATTCTCAATATCTTTTTGCTTCGTCGTTGGTTTGTACTACCTGACGACGAGCCTAACCCTTATTTTCTCGTGTCTTTCGTTGAGCTGCTTCCAGCAGCCACTGTGCCTGAAGTTAAAGATGTAGTTCAGGCTGCTCACGGATGTCGCGCTCCCCCTATTTCGGCATAACACGGACGATTTGCTTAATCACGGCTCTTTCTAGTGCTGTGTGAAGTGATGAGTGTGTGTGTGTCAAAATCTGCCGGTCTTCCGGTATTCGGGCTACTGTTCTTTATGAACTGGTAGTGATGTAAACCTCAGGGTTAGAGGATGAATCTTTGTTAACTCGTATCCTAAGTAAAATTACTTTGGCCATCATAACAGTAAGTCTACTTGCTGGGTGTCAGGGTGGTGTTCTTGATCCTAAAGGACAAGTGGGCATAGAAGAGAAGCAATTAATTATTGTTGCTACGCTTCTTATGTTGCTTGTTGTTATTCCTGTGATCGTTTTGACGTTGTATTTCGCTTGGAAATACCGCGAAGGGCGTGATGAAATCTATGAACCAAAATGGTCTCACTCTACTAAGATCGAGGCTGTTTGTTGGGGTGTTCCTATTGTAATTGTCATCATTCTTGGTGTTATTACATGGAAGTCAACGCATGCGTTAGACCCCTATAAGCCGCTAGATCATGAAAAAGATCACATCACAGTAGAAGTGCTGTCTATGAACTGGAAATGGTTGTTCATTTATCCAGAGCAGGGCATTGCGACAGTGAATGAGTTGGCTTTCCCAGCTAACGTTCCGGTTGAGTTCAAGATTTCTTCTGAAGGCACGATGAACTCGTTCTTCATTCCTCAGTTGGGTAGTCAAATTTACTCAATGGCTGGCATGGTGACCAAGTTGCACTTGATTGCTAACGAGCCGGGCACGTTTGACGGAATTTCTGCCAACTACAGTGGTGCTGGCTTTACTGGTATGAAGTTTGATGCCATTGCTACACCAACTGAAGCGGACTTCGATGCTTGGGTTGAGAAAGTTAGGGCATCTGGTAAGTCGTTAACGCAAGAAAGCTATGACGAACTGGCTAAGCCAACTGAATATCACCCTGTTGAGTATTTCGGCACAGTTAAGCCGGGTATTTTCAACGACAACGTTATGAAGTTCATGAAAGATCACGGTCAGATTGAGCTGTTCAATGACTCTGAAGGTGTGAGTCATGGTACGCATAACACTCAAGAAGCGCATACGGAGGCTGATAAATAATGTCTTTTCTAGGCAAAATCTCTATGGATGCGATTCCACACGATCCAATTGTAATCACTACACTGATTGTAGTGGGTATTGTTGGTATTGTGATCGCGTACCTAGTTATTCGTAACAACTTGCTCGGCGTTCTATGGCGCGATTGGTTAACGTCTGTTGACCATAAGCGCTTGGGTATCATGTATATCGTGCTTGCTTTTGTCATGCTGATTCGCGGCTTCGCAGATGCGATTATGATGCGTACGCAATTGGCGCTAGCAACCAATGGCGACCCAGGCTACTTGCCGCCACATCACTATGACCAGATCTTTACTGCTCACGGCGTCATTATGATCATCTTTATGGCAATGCCATTCATGATTGGTCTTATGAACATCGTGCTGCCATTGCAGATTGGTGCTCGTGATGTTGCTTTCCCGTTCTTGAATAACCTAAGTTTTTGGCTTGCGGTTTCGGGTGCGGTTTTGGTTAATATTTCACTCGGTTTGGGTGAGTTTGCTAAAACAGGCTGGGTTGCTTATCCGCCTCTGGCCGGGTTGGAGTTTAGTCCCGGAGTTGGTGTCGACTACTACATCTGGGCGCTTCAGATATCGGGTATAGGGACAACATTAACGGCAGTTAACTTCTTGGTAACTGTTTTTAAAATGCGTGCTCCTGGTATGAAGCTAATGGATATGCCGATCTTTACGTGGACCTGTACGTGGGCCAATATTTTGATCGCTGCTTCTTTCCCTATTCTAACCGCTGTGTTGGCTATGCTGACGCTTGATCGTTATCTAGATTTCCACTTCTTCACGAATGATGCGGGTGGTAACTCTATGATGTACATCAACTTGTTCTGGGCATGGGGTCACCCTGAGGTATACATTCTTGTATTACCAGCGTTTGGTATTTTCTCTGAAATTATCTCTACCTTTACAGGTAAGCGCTTGTTCGGTTACAAGTCCATGGTATGGGCAACGGCTTCTATCGCTGTTCTTGGTTTCATTGTTTGGTTGCACCACTTCTTTACGATGGGGTCCAGCGCAAACGTGAATGCTTTCTTCGGCATAATGACAATGATCATTGCTGTACCAACGGGCGTTAAGTTATTTAACTGGTTGTTTACTATGTACCGTGGTCGTTTGCGCATCACTGTACCCGTATTGTGGACGCTTGGTTTCATGGTGACTTTCACTGTGGGCGGTATGACTGGGGTGCTTCTAGCAGTGCCAGGCGCCGACTACGTTCTGCATAACAGCTTGTTCTTGATTGCTCACTTTCATAACACCATTATCGGTGGCGCTGTATTTGGCTATTTGGCTGGTTTCGCGTTCTGGTTCCCGAAAGCTATGGGCTTCCATTTGAATGAGAAGTTAGGTCGAGTGTCTTTCTGGTGCTGGTTGGTTGGTTTCTTTATGGCGTTCATGCCGTTGTACGTACTCGGATTCTTGGGTATGACGCGTCGTCTGAACCATACGGATAACCCGGATTGGAACATTTGGTTGTATATCGCTGCTGGTGGTGCTGCCATCATCCTTGTGGGCATCGTTGCACAATTTGTGCAGTTGTACGTGAGCTTCCGTGATCGTGAGCAAAACCTCGATAAAACGGGCGACCCTTGGAATGGTCACACTTTAGAGTGGTCAACAGCTTCTCCTCCGCAGTTCTATAACTTTGCTGAGCTTCCAAAAGTTTCTGACATTGATGCCTTTACAGATATGAAAGAAAAAGGTGAGGCGTATCAGCGAAAAGCGATATATGCACCGATTCATATGCCTAAAAATACTATGGCAGGCATTGTGATTGGTGGCTTTATTACCGCTTTCGGTTTTGCGATGATTTGGCATATTTGGTGGTTAGCTATCGCAGGCTTAGTGGGCTCTTTTGTAGCTTTCGTTATGCGTGCATACACCAAAGATGTGGATTACTACGTACAGCCAGACGAGGTTGCTCGTGTTGAAAATGAGTTTCTAGACAACGCGGCTAAGGGGTAATCATGAGCACTACACATATGAATACGCACGACGCTCACGCTGCTGGAGCGCATGAAGAACACCACGATACGGGTGGAAACACTGTATTTGGTTTCTGGATCTATTTGATGACGGACTGCTTGTTGTTCGCATCTATTTTCGCTACCTATGCTGTGCTCTTTATGAACACAGCGGGTGGTGTTTCCGGTAAAGACATCTTTGAGTTGGACTTTGTTCTTGCTGAGACGGCGGCGCTACTTATTTCAAGTATCACTTACGGCTTTGCAATGATTTGTGCATTCAAGAAAAACCGTAAAGGCACCTTGTCTTGGTTGCTAGTTACGTTTGCATTGGGCGCTATCTTCATTGCGATGGAAATCTATGAATTCCATCATTTGATTGTTAATGGTCACGGTCCAGGCAGCAGTGCCTTCTTGTCAGCCTTCTTTACCTTGGTAGGTACTCACGGCTTACACGTTACTGCTGGTTTGATCTGGATGTTTATCATGATGATCGAAGTTGCAAAAACTGGTTTAACAAACCGTTCTATTACGCGTCTTAGCTGCTTGAGCTTGTTCTGGCACTTCTTAGACGTAGTTTGGATCTGTGTTTTCACCGTAGTTTATCTGATGGGGGCGGTATAAATGAGCGATCATTCTTCTGACGCGCACTCTCACGGTAGTGTTAAGTCGTATATCACAGGATTTATCTTATCCGTTATTTTGACGGGTATTCCATTCTGGATGGTGATGACTGGCACCTTTGACAAGCTAACAACAATTGTTGTGATTGTGATTTTAGCTGTTGTTCAGATTGTGGTTCACTTGAAGTATTTCCTTCATCTGAATTTTGGTTCTGAACAGGGTAAGTTAGATGCTTATTCCTTTTTGTTTGCTGCATTAATTATTGTGATGGTTGTAGGGTTGTCCATTTGGATTATCTATGCTTCCAACGCGATGATGATGCACAACTGAGATAGCAGCGTGAACACTTGCGGAACGTTAAAAGCCGCATCTAAGGAGGTCTGTAAGGATGTTTAAGCGTTATCTTCAGGTAACAAAGCCGGGCATCATTATGGGCAACCTTATCTCTGTTGCGGGGGGCTTCTTTTTAGCCTCCCGTGGCGAGATAGATTGGATGTTGATGCTAGCGACAGTGATAGGTTTATCATTAGTGGTTGCTTCTGGTTGTGCCATTAACAACTACATTGATAGAGATATTGATGCAAAAATGCAGCGCACTCGCAATCGTGTAACAGTAACAGGGGAAATGTCAGGTAAGGCTGCATTTGCTCACGGTATTGTGCTCGGCATTGTTGGTTTTGGTTTGTTAGCTTACTTTACTAACCCTGTGGCTCTGTTTTTTGGTGCTTTTGGTTATGTAGTTTATGTTGGCTTGTATACCTTATATTTCAAGCGTAAGTCAGTCTATGGCACGTTTGTTGGCAGCTTGTCAGGAGCTGTACCTCCGGTTGTGGGGTACTGTGCTGCGGCAGGTCAATTTGATACAGGGGCCGCTATCTTATTAGTGATGTTTTGTATTTGGCAGATGCCGCATTCGTATGCCATTGCCATTTTTCGCTATAAAGACTACGAAGCGGCGAATATTCCTGTGTTGCCCGTAGCAGAGGGCTTGTCTAAAGCGAAGCGTCATATCGTACTTCACATCGCTGCCTTTGCTATTGTTGCCGCTTTGCTTCCGTTAACCGGGTATGTTGGTATCGGGTTTATGGTGGTGGCTCTGGCTACTAGCTTGTGGTGGTTGGCCATGGCTTTGCGAGGCTACCGTACAGGGATCGATATTAATGGTTGGGCGCGGCAAGTATTTGTGTTCTCTATCATTACGATTACGGCACTCAGCGTGACAATGGCGTTGGACTTTCGTGTTGTTTCTTCCGATTGGCTAGTGTTTGCTGGTTTGTAATCCTATTGGGTGAACTGCCCAGTATGTGATAGTTTCTGATCAGCTTTTGTCGTTGGCAAAAGCTGATTCTTTCCCTCATGTTTTTTCCTTCCAGTTTCTACTGCTTTTCGTGTTGCTTTTTTTATCCAATCTTCAAATGGACAGTGGTAAGATGTATTAAAATCAGCGGAGGCTGGTCAGTGCTTTTCCACCGTAGTACTGGATCTGACATGGAAGGAAGTAATTGTATGAGTACCTTGTCCGAACAAAATCAGTCATCAGTCCTTGATGGCGGAGTGTCTGTTGAGCTTCGAAATGGTTTTGCTCAATACCCCTATCCCAAGATACCGTTATCTCCTATTTTAAGTGAGAAGGCTTTTAGTCGAGATAGTGCTACTCGGCAGGTAGATTCTATTTTGTCAGTGCCTAACAAGCGCTTGGTGACCAGTGGTCGGGCGGCCATTGCTATAGCGCTTGAAGATGCTGGAGTTGTTGCGGGTGACGAAGTGTTGGTTCCAGCTTTCCATTGTGAGTCTATGATTTCCCCGGTTCATTGGCGTCAGGCGAGCCCTATTTTCTATCGGATATTGCCTGACGCTCAAGTGGATCTGGCCGATTTGGAAAGTAAGCTTTCAGCAAAAACCAAAGCGGTGTTAGTGACACATTATTTTGGCGTACTCCAAGATTTAGCACCTATTCGTGCGATGTGCGATCTTCATGGCTTGGTGTTGGTTGAAGATTGTGCGCATGCTTTTTTTGGTCGTCGAAATGGTTCGCCTGCAGGTGCCGTTGGAGATTATGCGATTGCTAGCAGCATGAAGTTTTTTCCAAACTTTGATGGCGGTGTGTTGGCGTCAGCTAGCAGAGATTTGTCTAATATCTCGTTGAAGCCACATGCTAAGTCATTCCAGTTACAAAGCTTTTTTAATATCACGGAAAAAGCGATTGGTTATAAACGCTTCGGTCTCTTGGGGCGCGCTGCTAATTTAGCAATATTGGGCAAAGAAGTATTATGGAAGAGTGCTAAACGGTTAATGAGTCCAAATCGTAAACAGCAGTTTGCACCCCCTTCGTCATCAGAGGGGGGCTTCGGTTTAGAAAGCCAATGGATTCATAAGGTGATGTCGAGCGCGTCTAAAAAGGTTATTGAATACGCAAACTTTGAGCAAATAATTGCAGCAAGGCAAAGTCATTATGCGATTATTGATGCCCGTTTACGTAAGCTGCCCGGAGCTAGGCCTTTTTATAAAGTGCTGCCCGAAGGGACTGTTCCTTTAGTTTACCCTCTCTATGTAGAAAACCTACCTGAGGTTTTCCATCACATGAAAATGGCGGGTGTACCGATTTGGCGATTTGGTGAATTGCTTGACCCAGCAATTACCTCTGAAGTTTGCGCTAATAGTGTTGAGTTGTCCGAACATGTTATTCAGTTTCCCTGTCATCAGTCGTTACGGTTGTCAGAAATCGAGTGGATGTTAGATCAAATTGAGTTGTCTTTTTCGTTGTATCAAAACAAATAACGCTGATTAAGTTCTGTTAGTCTTGTTACTCATCATGGAACGGTGATATGCCAAATCAAACCTTTTCACTTTATTTGGATGTAGTTCGGTTTTTGGCGGCGGTGCTAGTGCTGTTATATCACTCTAACTGGCGTGAATTAATTACTGATCAAGTGCCTTTGGGTGGTTACGGCCATTCTGCTGTTATTATCTTTTTTGTGCTCTCTGGCTTTGTTATTGCGTACGTGAGTGATGTCAAAGAGGCTGATGCCAAAAGTTATGCAGTGAATAGGTTATCTCGTATTTACTCGGTAGCTATTCCAGTGTTGTTAATGACGCCGCTTTTGGATGTCTGGGGCGAGTCTATAAATCCTGTGTTCTATGAGGATAAAACAACACATGATCTGTGGTATGTACGCATTTTTTCAAGCCTTTTGTTTTTGAACGAAGTTTGGTTCGTTTCCATTATGAGTTTTTCTAACGTCCCATACTGGTCATTATGTTATGAGGTTTGGTATTACGTTATTTATGCGGCTTATATATTCATGAGAGGTTGGAAACGTTGGGTTGCTATCGTGAGTATAGCGCTTCTTCTAGGGCCAAAAATTTTATTGCTCTTTCCATTATGGTTAGTAGGTGTCGCTATTTATAAATGGCAGATAACATACAACCTAAGTGTATTTAAAGCATGTGTTTTGTGGTTGATGAGTTTTGTCGCTTTTTATGGTTTCCATGAGTATGGAGTGCAATATGCTCTGGCCGATTTATTAAAAGCATGGGGAGGGGACTATCTCTATGAGCAGCTTACTTTCTCCAAATATTTTTTGAGTGATTACCTGCTAGTTCCCATCATTGCTATTAATTTTATTGCGTTTCGCCGTCTTTCTGGGCTGTGTCCTCATATGCCGCAAGCGGTGAGTCAGTGTATACGTTATGTATCGGGCTTTACTTTTATATTGTATCTCTCGCATCAACCGCTCTTGCAGTTTTATGGCGCCGTGATTAATGGGAACCCAGACTCATCGCGCTTTTATTTAACAGTGATAGGGCTCGTAATAATCACTGTATTTGCATTGGGCTTTTTAACAGAGCGACGTAAGCGAACATGGAAGCGGTTCTTTGATTTATTGTTGAGTTGGAAGGGGCGAACTCGGTCATTAAATACCTAATGGACTTGTGTGTAATGGTGTAAATACCTTGCATTGACTATTTTTATGGGAGCATGTTTTGAGTGATTGTTTTTAAAAGTCTACTTGAAAGGTTGGCTTTATGTTATAAACTCAGATACTTAGGTACTATGTGTTCACCTTTGATTTACTTTTTTCTGTATTTTTTTGACATGGAATGAGCTACGTGCGGTCTACTTTTTTGCCTCGTTATTTTGTGTTGGGCTCTGTACTCGTGTTTGCGGGTCTTAGTTATACCTCGGTTTCCCAAGGCGAAGCAGATTTATCCTGTCGACCTAATAATGCAATGGCGCCATTTGATGAGTCTTCAGCCAGTGAGAGCTTTCGAAAAGGGCAGGCTGCAGAAACCGGACAGCATGGCTTCCCTAAGGACCCTGTGAAAGCTTATCAGTGGTATTGTAATTCCGCCCTGCAGAATGACTCTGCTGCGCAGTTAAAAGTTGGTCTAATGCTTTTAGAAGGCGAGGGCACTAAAAAAGATCTTAAAAAAGGTATGCTTTGGTTAAATCGCTCTGCCTCGCAAGGTAATCATGATGCGGAGTTGGCTTTAGGTATCCTGCTAGTAGACAGCGATGCGCTCAGTAGCGCTAAATTGTTTAGTCGGGCAGCTGAAGGCGGTAATTTATACGCAAATCATCGTTTGGCAGAGCTTTACTATTACGGTATTGGCGTTCCCCAAAGTTATGAAAAAGCCCAAGAGCTATCAGCGTTAGGTTCAGAAGCTGGGTTTGAAAAGAGTAAAGAGCTACTCACACGTATTCGTCTCAAACAAGAATCTTTACCCTCGTCAGAAAATCAAGTCTCAGATGCCGTTGTTGCTCAAACTGCCGTCCCTGTGATTCATGCTAATGAAGAAGACGTGGTCATTATTCCACCTGAAGAGCAAAAGACCACCGTTTTGCAAGGGCTGTTAGAGTACCTGCCCTCCTTAAAACTACGAAATACCTCCCAAGAAGCCGAGCGTGTAGAAATAACTGAATCAGGCTCCGATAAGGAGCTTGAACCGCTAGCTGAGGAGTCCGTCGTTGCCATACAGCCTAATGAGACAAGTGTTGAATCGGTTGATGAAAGTCAGCTAGCCGATCAGTTGGTTGAGGCTGCAAGCCAAGAATTGGAAGCAATGGAGTCTAGCTCGGTTAAAGAGTCGGTAGAGGTTGCTCAGGCGTCATCGCCAAAAGCGCCTAGTAAGAAGCAAACATCGGTAGGGTCTGTTAAGAGTGCAGAGGTCGAAGATCTTGCATCGCCTGCAACGGGTAATAGAGATCTAGTCACGAGCGATAGTGCGCAGCGGCGTGGCAGTGAATGGGTGAATCAGCAGCCAGATATGCGCTATTCAATTCAATTGGTGCAAGCGGGCAGTGTAGACGGCATATTAAAGTTTATTAATAAATATAGTTTGCAAGATAAGGCCTACTATATTCATGCGTTACAGGATGGTCAGTGGCGTTATATATTGCTCTACGGTGATTACCCCAACAACCGAACTAGTAAAGCAGTGGCTAAGACCTTACCTCAGGAAATACAGGACAACGGTTATTGGATCCGTACATACGGAGACTTACGTCGCAGTTATACCATTGCCCCATAAAGATGAGCTCTTTTTTGTTATTTGAGCAAGTTTAAGGAGTTAGAGTATTAGGTGCTAACAACCTAATACTCTGCAAGCATGGCTTGGTCAGACTAAGTGAGCTCTTGCCAGTTCTAATACTTCAGGGTCAACCGCCGGAGGAGTGAGATCAACATCCTTTTCCATGGCTTTAACGATAGTTTTTAAAACCTCCACTCGGGTGTACCATTTATGGTTGGCCGCTACGACATTCCAAGGCGCTGCTTTGGTAGATGTGTGGTTAAACATATCCAATGTTGCTTTTTCGTAATCACCCCAGCGTTGGCGGTTGCGAATATCTTCCGGTGTTAGCTTCCAGCGTTTAACTGGATTTTCGAGTCGTTCAGTGAATCGTCTATGTTGTTCATCAGGCGTGATATGTAAAAAGATTTTGATGATGCGGGCGTTATCATCCACGAGTAATCGTTCGAACTCATTTATTTCTTGGTAGGCACGCTGCCATTGCGCCTTGGTTGCAAACTTCTCAATACGCTCTACAAGTACGCGTCCATACCATGAGCGATCGAATATAGCGATTTCGCCTGGGGCAGGTAGCTTGGTTTGAAAGCGATATAGATAATGTTTACCTTGTTCTTCTTTGGTTGGTGCTGCAATAGGGTAGACTTCAAAGCCTCGAGGGTCGAGTTTTTCTGTAACACGTCTAATAGCGCCACCTTTACCCGCAGCATCCCAGCCCTCCATAACAATGATGCATCGGCGCTTTTGGTGGTAGTAAGCTTGTTGAACATGCAGCAAGCGGGTTTGCCATTTTTTAAGTTGTTTCTTGTAATCGGCTTTGTCATCTAAGACGGAATGTTCAGCGTTCTTTTTGGGAAGAGTGGGGGGATTCTTTTCTAAAACTATGTCGGATGGCGTGTGCATGTGGTTATTCCCTAATGAGTTACTTTGAGTGTAACGCGAGGAAATAGCTAGATAAAGTAATTCAAGAAAGTGCTAAGGCTTCACAAGGCTGCTTTTTATCATCAGTCAGTGTTGTGTGTTGTAACAAATTAGCTTTGAATGCTTAAAGCGACGTAGCTAATTGAAAAGTTTTTAAATAAGCTAGAAGAGAAATCTTAATCTGTATTTTAGCGGCGTAACTAGGAAGGATACTTAAGTGGTGCCGGCACCAAGAGTCGAACTCGGGACCTACTGATTACAAGTCAGTTGCTCTACCAGCTGAGCTATACCGGCACTGCCTTAAGTGGGGCGTATATTAATCACCTTCCTTTTTTAGATCAAGCCTTTATGGGAATTTTTTTTAAAAAAATACACTTTTTAGATGGCAGTGTAACGTTATCGCTAACTGCCATCTTTTTTGGGCTAGCCTTCTAACGGAATTCGGATCTTTTGGCCTGGGTAGATTAGGTCTGGATCTTTGATAACTTCTTTGTTTTCTTCGAAAATTTTAGTGTAGAGGTTACCGTTCCCCAAATGCTGTTGAGCTATCTTCCATAAAGAGTCGCCTGATTGAATAGTGTAGTACTCAACTTTGATTTCTGGTCCTGTAAATGCCAGTGCGTCAGCATTGACTTCGGTAATCCCTTCGACGTTTCCGGCCATTAAGATTGCCTTTTCGTAAGCTGCTTGGTCTTTGGCAGAGCCTGATACGCTAGCAACACCGTTTTCGACTGTAATGCTCAATGCATCAACCCCGGGGTTGTCAGCCTCGATGTGTTCTTGGATTTTTTCTGCTGGATCTTCGTCATTACCGAAAAGCTTTTTACCTAGATTAGATGCGAAATCAAACAATCCCATTGTATAACCCCTTAATTAAATGGTTGTTCAGGCGAACGCCTGAGCTGTGGAGATCATTCCATAGCTAAGATGAATCCTAGCTGGCTGAGATGACAAAAAATAGTAGGAATAAAAAAACCCCTGCATGGCAGGGGTGGAAAAAAGACAACTCAAAGTACTAAGAGTTGAAAAGTAGGGATGTGATAGAAAAAACTTCGTGAAGAGGCACAACACGAATACTATCAGTACTCACTATTGGATTTTATTGTGCGCTGCACAATTGTACTTTAGTACTATATATATTAAGTCATTGTTGTATATGTATTTATTCGTTAAAAATGTTTGATTTTTATATTTTGCAGTGCAATTAATCTTTTGTTAAGAAAACAAGTTTGCATCGCGCTTAAACCTAAATGGATTTGCTGGATAAGTGCCTATGACTCTTACGTCTTTAGCAAAAAAGTCCAATTCTTGGAGCGCGTATTTCATGGATTGTTGGTGAGGGTGGCCTACAATATCCAAATGGAAACTAGTGGCTTGCATTGTATCAGAAGCCATATAGCTCTCCAGTTTCACCATATTGATGCCATTTGTGGCAAAGCCCCCTAGTGCTTTATACAGTGCAGCTGGCATATTTCGTACGGTAAACATCACAGTAGTCATGAATGTAATTCCGGGCTCTAATTTAGGCATGTGACTGTCACGAGCTAGGATTATAAAGCGGGTAGTGTTCCCTTCTTTATCTTGAAAGTTGTCTTTTAATACTTCAAGTCCATACAGTTCGGCGGCTAAGCTGGAGGCTATGGCCGCATGGGTATGGTCTGTTCGGTGAGACAGCTCTTCAGCAGAACCAGCGGTATCTAAGTGTGCAATTTGCCTTAGCCCCATCTCTTTGATGTGTCCATCGCATTGCGCCAATGCTTGGGGGTGTGAAGCTATTGTTTTTAAATCCGTTGCTAGAGTCCCCGGTTTGACGAGTAAGCAATGGTTGACCGGTTCAAAATGCTCATTGATGATATGGAGTTGTGTTTTTGGCATAAGCCGATAGATTTCTTCTACACGCCCTGCCGTTGAGTTTTCTAGTGGGATCATAGCGAGATCGGCTTCACCACGTTCGACCATAAACATTGCATCAGCAAAGCTCCCGCAAGCCAGCGCATCCATTTCAGGGTGTACATGTCGGCAAGAGAGGTGGGAATATGCGCCCGG of Neptunomonas phycophila contains these proteins:
- a CDS encoding SEL1-like repeat protein produces the protein MRSTFLPRYFVLGSVLVFAGLSYTSVSQGEADLSCRPNNAMAPFDESSASESFRKGQAAETGQHGFPKDPVKAYQWYCNSALQNDSAAQLKVGLMLLEGEGTKKDLKKGMLWLNRSASQGNHDAELALGILLVDSDALSSAKLFSRAAEGGNLYANHRLAELYYYGIGVPQSYEKAQELSALGSEAGFEKSKELLTRIRLKQESLPSSENQVSDAVVAQTAVPVIHANEEDVVIIPPEEQKTTVLQGLLEYLPSLKLRNTSQEAERVEITESGSDKELEPLAEESVVAIQPNETSVESVDESQLADQLVEAASQELEAMESSSVKESVEVAQASSPKAPSKKQTSVGSVKSAEVEDLASPATGNRDLVTSDSAQRRGSEWVNQQPDMRYSIQLVQAGSVDGILKFINKYSLQDKAYYIHALQDGQWRYILLYGDYPNNRTSKAVAKTLPQEIQDNGYWIRTYGDLRRSYTIAP
- a CDS encoding polyphosphate kinase 2 family protein, whose protein sequence is MHTPSDIVLEKNPPTLPKKNAEHSVLDDKADYKKQLKKWQTRLLHVQQAYYHQKRRCIIVMEGWDAAGKGGAIRRVTEKLDPRGFEVYPIAAPTKEEQGKHYLYRFQTKLPAPGEIAIFDRSWYGRVLVERIEKFATKAQWQRAYQEINEFERLLVDDNARIIKIFLHITPDEQHRRFTERLENPVKRWKLTPEDIRNRQRWGDYEKATLDMFNHTSTKAAPWNVVAANHKWYTRVEVLKTIVKAMEKDVDLTPPAVDPEVLELARAHLV
- the lysM gene encoding peptidoglycan-binding protein LysM; this encodes MGLFDFASNLGKKLFGNDEDPAEKIQEHIEADNPGVDALSITVENGVASVSGSAKDQAAYEKAILMAGNVEGITEVNADALAFTGPEIKVEYYTIQSGDSLWKIAQQHLGNGNLYTKIFEENKEVIKDPDLIYPGQKIRIPLEG
- a CDS encoding prephenate dehydratase, producing the protein MTTNIIAYQGYPGAYSHLSCRHVHPEMDALACGSFADAMFMVERGEADLAMIPLENSTAGRVEEIYRLMPKTQLHIINEHFEPVNHCLLVKPGTLATDLKTIASHPQALAQCDGHIKEMGLRQIAHLDTAGSAEELSHRTDHTHAAIASSLAAELYGLEVLKDNFQDKEGNTTRFIILARDSHMPKLEPGITFMTTVMFTVRNMPAALYKALGGFATNGINMVKLESYMASDTMQATSFHLDIVGHPHQQSMKYALQELDFFAKDVRVIGTYPANPFRFKRDANLFS